GTGATCAGCGAGGTGATGCCGACCGCCAGATAGGTGCCGAAAAGGTCGGGGGCCCGACTGGCGATCTTGGAGCCGCGGAATAAAAACAGGACGAAGAGCCCCAAGACGAAGAAGACGCCGATCAGGCCCAGCTCCTCGCCGACCACCGAGAAGATGAAGTCGGTGTGAGCCGCCGGCAGATAAAAGAGCTTTTGCTTGCCCTGGCCCAGGCCGGCGCCGGACAGGCCGCCGGCGTTGAAGGCCACGTAGGACTGGATGATCTGGAAGCCTTCGTCGAGCTTGTGCTCCCAAGGGTCGAGGAAGGCGAGGATGCGCTTGCGCCGGTAGTCGACCGAGAAGACCAGGAAGTAAAGGGCCGGGATCGCCGCCACGATGCCGGCGAAGAGGTAGCTGATCCGGGTGCCGCCGATGTAGAGCATGACGAAGGCCACCAGGCAGATGACGAAGGTGGTGCCCAAATCTTTTTGAGCCAGGACCAGGATCGCGACGGAGCCGACGATCAGGGCGGCCGGCAGAAAGCCGACCTTGAAGCTCTTCATCTTGTCCTTCTTCTTGGCCA
This is a stretch of genomic DNA from bacterium. It encodes these proteins:
- the ftsW gene encoding putative lipid II flippase FtsW, whose amino-acid sequence is MQRRPIDYPLLVVTLLLMAIGLLMVYSASAIYAQDLYKDSHYFLKKEIVFMALGLVLMFVVKAVDYHLYYKLNYPILVGTVLLLLITFIPGIGHKAGGAQRWIGLAGFTLQPSELAKLAVIIFMAYTLAKKKDKMKSFKVGFLPAALIVGSVAILVLAQKDLGTTFVICLVAFVMLYIGGTRISYLFAGIVAAIPALYFLVFSVDYRRKRILAFLDPWEHKLDEGFQIIQSYVAFNAGGLSGAGLGQGKQKLFYLPAAHTDFIFSVVGEELGLIGVFFVLGLFVLFLFRGSKIASRAPDLFGTYLAVGITSLITAQALINFAVVMGLLPTKGLPLPFISHGGTSLLVVCILVGILLNISSQTQKPDSHD